In Halobacteria archaeon AArc-dxtr1, the sequence TGGATGTTCTCGTGCGCCCAGCGCGTTCCGCACTGTTGGAGCGAGCCACGACGTTTTTCGTACTCGCGCCGCCAGTGGTCGAACTCGTCGCCCGTCCAGAACGTGCCCGTCGAGGCGACGGCGAGGTTGTTCACGCCGAGGTCAACCCCGAGAACCGTTCCGTTCTCAGGTGTTGCCCTGTCCGACGTGTCGGACTCCACCTCCTTCTTGCAGTGGACGTGAAGCACCCAGTTGCCGTCGCGGTAGTGTAGTTCCGCACCCGTGATTTCGTATTCGTCTGAAAATAGGTACTCCGAGTGTGGCGTGTCATTCTCCTTGTCAGGCAGTACGTAATCGGCTTCGATGCGACCGTCTGTGGTGGCGAGGCTTACGTAGTCGTCGTGGAATGTGGCGGTGCGGTGGTCGTAGACGACGTGTGGGCTGGTGAACGTCGGTTTCGACGCTTTCTTATCGTGTTTCCAGCGTGCGACGACGCTTTTGCAGGCTTCAGCGGCCTTGTTCCGAGCGGCTTGCACCAGTCCACCGTTGAAGCCATCCGTTTTCTCGCGTACATCGTCGTAGGTTTCGTCATCCAGCGTGGTTTTGCTGGTAGTGACGTACTCGCCTGTGAAAGCGTGGTCAACGACGTACTGTGCCGACCAGAGGAAAGTGTCTACGGTGTCTTCGAGGAGTGCGTCGTCGTCGCTGTCCACGTCGAGTGCAACGGGGACGGTACGCCGCACCTCCATATCTTATATGTAGCACTGGTATTTCTTAAATACTGGGGAGTTGGCCTGCCACTGTAGCGTGGTTCGATTCAGCAGTGACGGATTCATCCCACGTTCACAAGACCGAAGGTCTTGTGCAGTATGGAAGACGCGTGCGTCTTCCATGCCCACCAGAAGGCTTTGCATTCTGGGGACAGCCCATCAGAACGCTTTGCGTTCTGAGGACGGCTAAAGCCGTGGGTTTTCTCCTGTATTTCGTATAAGCGATAACTCAGCAGACGAACACACAACACCCACATCGTAGCCATTCGGACAACGGCCCCGGACTCTCGTGGCTCGTCACCATCGATGGGATCGACTCGCGACCGGTCACCGACCGGTACGATTAAGTGTGCATCACCTGCCTTGTTTCGTATGAGTGGACGACCGCTTGACGTCCTCGAGGCGTCCCTCGACGAACAGGTCACTGTACGGCTCAAGACCGGTGACGAGTACGTCGGCGACCTCGCCGGCTACGACCAGCACATGAACCTCGTCCTTGCGGACGTGAAGAGCCCGGCGGCGGGCGAGCCCGACGTCG encodes:
- a CDS encoding transposase, with the protein product MEVRRTVPVALDVDSDDDALLEDTVDTFLWSAQYVVDHAFTGEYVTTSKTTLDDETYDDVREKTDGFNGGLVQAARNKAAEACKSVVARWKHDKKASKPTFTSPHVVYDHRTATFHDDYVSLATTDGRIEADYVLPDKENDTPHSEYLFSDEYEITGAELHYRDGNWVLHVHCKKEVESDTSDRATPENGTVLGVDLGVNNLAVASTGTFWTGDEFDHWRREYEKRRGSLQQCGTRWAHENIQSVGRKEEGRFKQMLHRISNELVAEARENECSVIAFEDLTDIRERAGASWGHKWAFNRLYDYVEYKAEEYDIDVEQVDPENTSRRCSHCGFTHPDNRDGEEFECLKCGYENHADYNAAKNIGLRYLRRNQTGGDGGASLGVRLNSGTLNVNGGYSPAEVVRDGEAVS
- a CDS encoding Like-Sm ribonucleoprotein core; translated protein: MSGRPLDVLEASLDEQVTVRLKTGDEYVGDLAGYDQHMNLVLADVKSPAAGEPDVETPTEDTTIIRGDNVVSITP